AAAATTTAAATTGAGCGTTACCCCAAATGCTTTAAAGTAGTGTGGATTGTAACTGAGGTCTAGtacttgtaatttctttagttcTTTGAAGGCGTTGTTATAGGCCATATCGACCTTATTGAAAGATAAATCCAGATATGTCAGATTAGGCAACATCTTGAATTCTGTGCCATTAAGTGCCTGTGAAAATCCATTTCCTGAGAGGTTGAGACATGAAATATTTCCATATCCCTCAAATAGCTTTGGAGAAATGAAGAACAGATTATTTGAGCTGAGGATGAGCACTCGTCCAGAGTCAAAGCACTCTTGCTTTATTAGGCTGTGTGATATCTCGTAGCTAAAGTCTTTTGGAGTAGCTGTTATTGACGGTGAAATAGAAAGGTCTGAATTCTGGTTGTATCTGTCGGTTAGAGTTGGTGGACTTTCTATTGTTGTGGGATATAACCTGTTTTCGGCTagataaatcatttttaagtgGGAGAAATGGCTGAATAAAGTAGAGTTGCTATAAATAATGAAGTTAGTGCCTAAATTCAAAGCAGATAAATTTTTTAGATTGCGTAACGGCGTGAGTGTGTCTGGTCCAATTCTCTGGAATACCAAAGCCTCCAAATGCAAAGTTTTCAGTGACCTGAGCTGTGAAAAGTCTTTTGAAAGTGTTAATTTTTCTGGGTACAATCCGAGAGCATAATTGAAAGACATGTCAAGTTTTTCTAGCCTGTGAAGATAACTGAAAGCTTTAACTGGTGTGTCCTTACCAGTTACAGCTTTTTGTAAAAAGTTAAATGCCACAAATAATTCTTTAAGATTCTTTAGACTTTGAAACCAAGAGGGATCAAGGTAATTTAGTGAGTTTCCTCCCAGGTTCAGTGTCTCAAGCTGTGTCAGTCTTTGAAATGCATCAGGATGTATGTCAATAGAACCGTTAGGGCAAGGAACACAAGGGTACGGAGCATTGTGACATCTTGGACAGTTGCCTTGTATATCAAGGACTTTTAAAATTAGCAACCCCTGGAAATCATCTTTAGATATGTTCTCTATTTTGTTGGAATCCAGACCTAAAATTGTAATTGACTGGGGTAGTCCTTTAGGAATGTGTGTTAAGTTGTTGTAAGACAAGTCAAGAACCTGCAGTTTGTCCAGTATTTGAAAGGGTTTTTCCATAATAGCAACAGACTTCCCACAGGGATTCCAGAAGTAGCAGTTTTTAGATAGTAACaggtttgttatgttttttaagCCAATAAAACTGTTGTTCAATTTATCCAAACTAATCTTGTTAATGTTTAGGTCAAGTTTTTCCACACTGTGGGGGAGATTGCGTGGAATTTCAGTCAGACAGTTGCCGCTCAGTTCCAGTTGCTTGATTTTTGTGAGATTTTTGAAAGCATTTGCAGAAATGTTCAATTTTCTGCAGCCATAACCATTCTTGGGCTTGTTTGCAAAGTTGAGATTGAGCTGAGTCAATTTCAGCAGATTAGAAAGTGAATCAGCTTTAATACTCTTAATAAAATTTTCAGATAAGTCTAGATCCGTGGCATTACTGGTTATTCCTTCTGGTACTTTCTCTAGATGACGCCCTTTACAGTCAAATTTGACCTCAGAGGTATTGGTGGATATGACATCACAAGGAAACTGCCGTGTCATCCAGGTGGGTTTACATGCAGCCGGCAGGATCTCATGATGGCAACAGAGACAGAACAACAGCATCCAGCATTTGGTAATCTGTGGAGAATTGATGAAATCCCTTATATGAAATAACCTTATGCTTCTGTTTTTGGTAAAATTATTTGGACTGACCCTGAATCATCACTTAATTAAGCTACTATAGGCTCAGGCCGCTGCAGGACCTCCTGTGTTATTCTACCAACTCTCCAACACTCTGTTTTCATTAACATTACCTACTCAGTCATTATAAGGTACTGCCCACACTAGAACAGCACATAGTCATGGAGCAAAACTGGGTGTCTGTTGCCaagcaataattttttttcttctgctaaaTTTAACTTTGAAAACCAAAGTGAAACTTCTTCATCAATAAAGTACTTATTTTTACAGttgtattcatttttctttaagcagtttcagttttttttttgctaaaagtATTCATCAATTTGTCGCAGGTCTTCATTGCAGCTGAATTATCTTTAGCATTCCATATGGAATGCTAAATGCCATATGCTATATGCTTTCAATAGGGTCTTTACATCTTGCTAAAGATGTAAAGACCCTATTGAAAAGTTTGAGCTTACCTTTGAAAATTTACAATAAATAtgtgactttgtttttaaaaatgaaggaGGCTACTGATCGAGTAATCATGAtggagtcaaaggagcttgcaaagaaaagcgtctggacttctttaagttacttgaagacgtttcacctctcatccgagaagcttcttcagttctaaggtcaaatggtggagagtcccagatataaacctagtgggagtatccccccacagagggacaaaaggaccccctgatgatcctctaatcgcctgagccaaggtgtgaaattgggtgtgggtcccaatcagccagagtttcgggtgagctcattgtgaaacctggcaccaccttatcatgcgaattcctgaggtcagatggcccaggatgtgagtgggcgttaaggcgtctgggaagggatctcaaaactggattatagatggcagagagttggtgtcgtaaacccccgcctctgttcaaagatggtcgctcacagtggacatagatggcttctttcactcgtctttcaaaccatctgtcctctctgtccaaaatgtgaacattggcatcctcgaaagagtgtcctttatccttaagatgcagatggactgctgagtcttgtcctgtggaggtggctcttctgtgttgtgccatgcgcttgtgaagtggttgtttggtctctccaatgtagaggtctgggcattcctcgctgcactgtaccacatacaccacattgttaagtctgtgttggatccagatgaaaccatggtgtcctttgatgtagcctctctcttcacttgcatacccaggcagtggagactgtcagaaaacgactaaaagaagacagctccttggaggacaggaccaacttcacacccgatcagatttgcacactgttagacctctgcctcaccactacatatttcaaatacaacgaaggcttttacagacaaaaacatggccgtgccatgggctcccccgtgtcacctattgtagccaacctttacatggaggaagtggaaaggaaggctcttggctctttcaaaggaagagtacccagccactggtacagatatgtagacgacacctgggtcaaaatcaagacagaagaagtggaatccttcactgcgcacattaacgctgtggataaaaatatcaagttcaccagggaagacacaaaggacaactgtttgccgtTCCTGGACTGcactgtgcacattgaagagaacggcaaactcaacatcgaagtttaccggaagcccacacacacggaccagtacctcctgtttgactcccatcaccctcttgaacacaaacttggagtaattaggaccctacaccaccaggcagaacatgttccctctaagcctgaaggaaaaaagaaggaacacacacatgtaaaggaagcactcaaaacgtgcggctatcctaaacgggcgttcttaaagtcagcaaagaggcacagaaaagaagaccagacaccagcgagggaagataagaaggacagacgcaacaacattgtcatcccctatgtagccggtgtatcagagaagctcaggagagttttctccaagcatgacatcccggtgcatttcagacccagcaacacactcagacagaaactggttcacccgaaagacaaaacgccaaaacacagacttaacaatgtggtgtatgctgtacagtgcagcgaggaatgcccagacctctacattggagagaccaaacagccacttcacaagcgcatggcacaacacagaagagccacctccacaggacaagactcagcagtccatctgtatcttaaggataaaggacactctttcgaggatgccaatgttcacattttggacagagaggacagatggtttgaaagaggagtgaaagaagccatctatgtccactgtgagcgaccatctttgaacag
This genomic window from Astatotilapia calliptera chromosome 16, fAstCal1.2, whole genome shotgun sequence contains:
- the LOC113008045 gene encoding toll-like receptor 8 isoform X2, with protein sequence MITKCWMLLFCLCCHHEILPAACKPTWMTRQFPCDVISTNTSEVKFDCKGRHLEKVPEGITSNATDLDLSENFIKSIKADSLSNLLKLTQLNLNFANKPKNGYGCRKLNISANAFKNLTKIKQLELSGNCLTEIPRNLPHSVEKLDLNINKISLDKLNNSFIGLKNITNLLLSKNCYFWNPCGKSVAIMEKPFQILDKLQVLDLSYNNLTHIPKGLPQSITILGLDSNKIENISKDDFQGLLILKVLDIQGNCPRCHNAPYPCVPCPNGSIDIHPDAFQRLTQLETLNLGGNSLNYLDPSWFQSLKNLKELFVAFNFLQKAVTGKDTPVKAFSYLHRLEKLDMSFNYALGLYPEKLTLSKDFSQLRSLKTLHLEALVFQRIGPDTLTPLRNLKNLSALNLGTNFIIYSNSTLFSHFSHLKMIYLAENRLYPTTIESPPTLTDRYNQNSDLSISPSITATPKDFSYEISHSLIKQECFDSGRVLILSSNNLFFISPKLFEGYGNISCLNLSGNGFSQALNGTEFKMLPNLTYLDLSFNKVDMAYNNAFKELKKLQVLDLSYNPHYFKAFGVTLNLNFTQNLPVLRVLNMSHNEISTLTTKEMYSKSLAELIFTHNNLGKLWKDRDSTYKKLFTNLSNLTILDISFNGIAKIPEDVYEYLPRNLTTLRISHNCLSDFSWDKLPFHQLQSLDLSYNHLSTLTTINSNITQTLTFLDLSHNHISQVHNGFLQSLKSLRTLSLRNNKLTIVNRTTFKSGPEFQTLFLQGNPFECTCDSIDFILWIEQSDVKIPRLTTQVTCNTPVNQRNKILIRFNISQCVNAEQAKQIYALTTSIIILFMIVSTVAHLFYWDASYVLHYMKAKLKGYRSLNSPDTIYDVFVTYDTKDPHVSEWVMSNLRVQLEEEGDKIHPLCLEERDWPPGVPLVDNLTQSIQYSRKTLFVLTKGYVKTGAFKLAMYLAHQRLLDENVDVIVLLMLEPVLQHSHFLRLRKRLCESSVVEWPRTAAAEPWFWQNLRTVIRVDNQVMYNKTYSKYFTTK